One Halorientalis litorea DNA segment encodes these proteins:
- a CDS encoding acyl-CoA dehydrogenase family protein yields the protein MATSDDPIDYSQFEAGRDLNYWDLDPTLRAEAERVYPDAEFAWAEPELADLGELAGHTIDENAEIIDREGHELRTYDRDGEIQNEVQYHPLQHENDELVYERGVTHDIFHAPPDRDDPLGFQHVLTQQTILSYVDGGFVCPVSMTTGAAIVLDKYVDEDHPNAEILDDYFRRLTSRDYEDHIEGAMFLTEKQGGSDVGANETTAEPTDEEGVYELYGEKWFCSNIDAEGTLALARRPDAPDGTAGLSLFLVPHTKRDGSLNDQLYRRLKDKLGTISVPTGEVEFRGAEAFVVGQPENGFKLMAEMMNFERLTNACGSVAGMGRSLLESKIQAADREAFGETIQDYPLMRRDLVDMQTDYEAAAAFTFEATRHYADYMESEAALAEDAERSPEEERAFKLMRLLVPIAKYKTARMAVDTASYACEIQGGNGYVNGFHTERMLRDTQVLPIWEGTSNILSLDVLRVLNREAAHEALFPFVRERLAATEHPHLTDLAATVESEFEALQEAMVSLATADPEYAQHEAKKLADYIFEVVTAALLLERAQDEIDAEDDARRALVAEWFVETRFADRAARGITNGEKMPDDCFDEVVRYARLDPDALAEAAPADD from the coding sequence ATGGCAACGTCTGACGACCCAATCGACTACAGTCAGTTCGAGGCGGGACGGGACCTCAACTACTGGGACCTCGACCCGACACTCAGAGCCGAGGCAGAGCGTGTCTATCCCGACGCGGAGTTCGCGTGGGCGGAGCCGGAACTCGCCGACCTCGGCGAACTCGCGGGCCACACCATCGACGAGAATGCCGAGATAATCGACCGGGAGGGGCACGAACTCCGCACGTACGACCGCGACGGTGAGATACAGAACGAGGTGCAGTACCACCCGCTCCAGCACGAGAACGACGAACTCGTCTACGAACGCGGTGTCACGCACGATATCTTCCACGCGCCGCCGGACCGGGACGACCCGCTCGGCTTTCAGCACGTCCTCACCCAGCAGACCATCCTCTCGTACGTCGACGGCGGGTTCGTCTGTCCCGTCTCGATGACGACGGGCGCGGCCATCGTCCTCGACAAGTACGTCGACGAGGACCACCCGAACGCCGAGATTCTCGACGACTACTTCCGGCGGTTGACCTCGCGTGACTACGAGGACCACATCGAGGGAGCCATGTTCCTCACCGAGAAGCAGGGCGGCTCCGACGTGGGCGCGAACGAGACGACGGCCGAACCCACCGACGAGGAGGGCGTCTACGAACTGTACGGCGAGAAGTGGTTCTGCTCGAACATCGACGCCGAGGGGACGCTGGCACTCGCCCGCCGCCCGGATGCCCCCGACGGCACCGCGGGACTCTCGCTGTTTCTCGTCCCCCACACCAAGCGCGACGGAAGCCTGAACGACCAACTCTACCGCCGCCTGAAGGACAAACTCGGGACCATCTCCGTGCCGACCGGCGAAGTCGAGTTCCGCGGCGCGGAGGCGTTCGTCGTCGGCCAACCCGAAAACGGGTTCAAGTTGATGGCCGAGATGATGAACTTCGAGCGACTCACGAACGCCTGTGGGTCCGTCGCCGGGATGGGGCGGTCCCTGCTGGAGTCGAAGATTCAGGCTGCCGACCGCGAGGCGTTCGGCGAGACGATTCAGGACTACCCGCTGATGCGCCGTGACCTCGTGGACATGCAGACCGACTACGAGGCGGCGGCCGCCTTCACGTTCGAGGCGACCCGCCACTACGCCGACTACATGGAGAGCGAGGCGGCCCTCGCCGAGGACGCCGAACGGTCGCCCGAAGAAGAGCGCGCGTTCAAACTGATGCGGTTGCTCGTCCCCATCGCGAAGTACAAGACGGCCCGGATGGCCGTCGACACGGCCTCGTACGCGTGTGAGATACAGGGCGGGAACGGGTACGTCAACGGCTTCCACACCGAGCGGATGCTCCGGGATACGCAGGTCCTCCCAATCTGGGAGGGGACCTCCAACATCCTCTCGCTCGACGTGTTGCGCGTGCTGAACCGCGAGGCCGCCCACGAAGCCCTGTTCCCGTTCGTGCGGGAACGACTCGCCGCTACGGAGCACCCCCACTTGACCGACCTCGCGGCGACCGTCGAATCCGAGTTCGAGGCCCTGCAGGAGGCGATGGTTTCGCTGGCGACGGCCGACCCCGAGTACGCCCAACACGAGGCCAAGAAACTCGCCGACTACATCTTCGAGGTCGTGACGGCCGCACTCCTCCTCGAACGCGCACAGGACGAAATCGACGCCGAGGACGACGCCCGCCGCGCCCTCGTCGCCGAGTGGTTCGTCGAGACGCGGTTCGCCGACCGAGCCGCCCGCGGAATCACGAACGGTGAGAAGATGCCCGACGACTGCTTCGACGAGGTGGTCCGATACGCGCGACTCGACCCCGACGCGTTGGCCGAAGCGGCCCCGGCCGACGACTGA
- the gyrA gene encoding DNA gyrase subunit A, with the protein MSSDVPDGQDVTAPAANVERVRVEDEMEQSYIDYAMSVIAGRALPDVRDGLKPVHRRILYAMHEMGVSSGSSHRKSSSVVGETMGDYHPHGDKAIYDTLVKMAQTFSMREPLVDGQGNFGSMDGDPAAAMRYTEARMSPIAEELLVDIEKDTVDFQSNYDDRLQEPAVLPAAFPNLLVNGSTGIAVGMSTKIPPHNLREVIDATIHLIDNPDCEVEDLIHTDGSPGPIEGPDFPTGANIVGRNDIHKAYKTGRGRLTVRAEYEVDEEDGRIVITELPFQENKARMVERIAENVNEGQIEGISDLRDESDRDGVRIVVDLKRGANADVVENQLLEHHLESTFGVINLALVDGQPRVLTLKETLQEYVDHRKEVVRRRSEYELAEAEDRAHILEGRLTAVENAEDVVDLIQNSEDRDAAKATLREAYDFSTEQAAHIVRMQLGSLTSMEAAEIETEYEEVQARIERLNEILGDESELFAVIKEELREIQAEYGDERRTGIVADDGEVTHEDLIPREDCLVVITEEDYIKRMSVEEFEPQGRGGKGIIGVDPKEGDRVHEVFRAHSHDYLLCFTNQGTVYRIKTYQVPELSRTARGNHIRNVVTGIDDDEEITAVVGTGEFSPDRCLTMVTRQGYVKRTCTTEFENINASGIIATSLEEGDELADVEVTDGEQDLVIATRKGMTIRFDETEARQMGRTARGVGAIKLQEGDGVVGLVATDDSDERSLLTVTENGYGKRTKLSEYSRQSRYGKGLIDIKTGGRNGPVTDVKAVADDDHLVVMSAAGQIMRIRAGDISTVGRNTMGVTVMGLDEGDTVASATVVPNPNAGE; encoded by the coding sequence ATGAGCTCCGACGTCCCCGACGGACAGGACGTGACCGCCCCCGCGGCGAACGTCGAGCGTGTCCGCGTGGAAGACGAGATGGAACAGAGCTACATCGACTACGCGATGTCCGTCATCGCGGGCCGTGCCCTCCCGGACGTGCGGGACGGCCTCAAACCGGTCCACCGGCGCATCCTCTACGCGATGCACGAGATGGGCGTCTCTAGCGGGTCGAGTCACCGCAAGTCATCCTCCGTCGTGGGGGAGACGATGGGTGACTACCACCCACACGGTGACAAGGCCATCTACGACACCCTCGTGAAGATGGCCCAGACGTTCTCGATGCGGGAACCGCTCGTGGACGGGCAGGGGAACTTCGGGTCGATGGACGGCGACCCCGCGGCGGCGATGCGGTACACGGAGGCCCGAATGAGTCCCATCGCCGAGGAACTGCTCGTGGACATCGAGAAAGACACGGTGGACTTCCAGTCCAACTACGACGACCGCTTGCAGGAACCGGCGGTCCTGCCGGCCGCCTTCCCGAACTTGCTGGTCAACGGGTCGACCGGCATCGCCGTCGGGATGTCGACGAAGATTCCGCCGCACAATCTCCGAGAAGTCATCGACGCGACGATTCACCTCATCGACAACCCAGACTGCGAGGTGGAGGACCTCATCCACACCGACGGAAGTCCCGGCCCCATCGAGGGGCCGGACTTCCCGACGGGCGCGAACATCGTCGGCCGCAACGACATCCACAAGGCCTACAAGACCGGTCGCGGTCGGCTGACGGTCCGTGCCGAGTACGAAGTCGACGAGGAGGACGGCCGCATCGTCATCACGGAACTGCCCTTCCAAGAGAACAAGGCGCGGATGGTCGAGCGCATCGCCGAGAACGTCAACGAGGGGCAGATAGAGGGTATCTCCGACCTGCGTGACGAGTCCGACCGCGACGGGGTGCGCATCGTCGTCGACCTCAAGCGCGGTGCGAACGCCGACGTGGTGGAGAACCAACTGCTGGAACACCACCTCGAATCCACCTTCGGCGTCATCAACCTCGCGCTGGTGGACGGCCAACCGCGCGTCCTGACGCTGAAAGAGACCCTCCAAGAGTACGTCGACCACCGCAAGGAAGTCGTCCGGCGGCGCAGCGAGTACGAACTCGCCGAGGCCGAGGACCGCGCACACATCCTCGAAGGCCGCCTGACCGCCGTCGAGAACGCCGAGGACGTCGTCGACCTGATTCAGAACTCCGAGGACCGCGACGCCGCGAAGGCGACGCTCCGCGAAGCGTACGACTTCTCGACGGAGCAGGCGGCACACATCGTCCGGATGCAACTCGGCTCGCTCACCTCGATGGAGGCCGCCGAGATAGAGACCGAGTACGAGGAGGTCCAAGCCCGCATCGAGCGGCTGAACGAGATTCTCGGCGACGAGAGCGAACTGTTCGCGGTCATCAAGGAGGAACTCCGCGAGATACAGGCCGAGTACGGCGACGAGCGCCGGACCGGCATCGTCGCGGACGACGGCGAGGTGACGCACGAGGACCTCATCCCCCGCGAGGACTGTCTGGTCGTCATCACCGAGGAAGACTACATCAAGCGGATGTCCGTCGAGGAGTTCGAGCCACAGGGCCGTGGCGGCAAGGGCATCATCGGCGTCGACCCCAAGGAGGGGGACCGCGTCCACGAGGTGTTCCGCGCCCACAGCCACGACTACCTGCTCTGTTTCACCAACCAAGGGACCGTCTACCGAATCAAGACCTACCAAGTCCCGGAACTGAGCAGGACGGCGCGGGGCAACCACATCCGCAACGTCGTCACCGGTATCGACGACGACGAGGAGATAACTGCCGTCGTGGGCACCGGCGAGTTCAGTCCCGACAGGTGCCTGACGATGGTCACCCGACAGGGGTACGTCAAGCGGACGTGTACGACCGAGTTCGAGAACATCAACGCCTCGGGTATCATCGCCACCTCACTGGAGGAGGGCGACGAACTCGCCGACGTGGAGGTCACCGACGGCGAACAGGACCTCGTCATCGCCACGCGCAAGGGGATGACCATCCGCTTCGACGAGACGGAGGCCCGGCAGATGGGGCGCACCGCCCGCGGCGTCGGGGCCATCAAGCTACAGGAGGGCGACGGGGTGGTCGGCCTCGTGGCGACCGACGACTCCGACGAGCGGAGTCTGCTGACCGTGACGGAGAACGGGTACGGCAAGCGGACGAAACTGAGCGAGTACAGCCGCCAGTCCCGCTACGGGAAGGGCCTCATCGACATCAAAACCGGGGGCCGGAACGGTCCCGTGACGGACGTGAAAGCGGTCGCGGACGACGACCACCTCGTCGTGATGAGCGCGGCCGGCCAGATAATGCGCATCCGTGCCGGTGACATCTCCACCGTCGGCCGCAACACGATGGGCGTCACCGTCATGGGTCTCGACGAGGGCGACACCGTGGCGAGTGCGACGGTGGTTCCGAACCCGAACGCCGGGGAGTAG
- the gyrB gene encoding DNA topoisomerase (ATP-hydrolyzing) subunit B, producing the protein MSQESDYGARQIQVLEGLEAVRKRPAMYIGSTDSRGLHHLVYEVVDNAIDEALAGHCDTIEVTIHEDASVSVSDDGRGIPVDQHEEHDAPALEVIMTVLHAGGKFDNKSYQVSGGLHGVGVSVVNGLSKWLEAEVRRDGAVWKQRFDHGEPEYELERVRDLDEDEETGTSIRFWPDDDIFEHTEFEFSTLENRLRELAFLNSGVEISLVDERDGSETRFRYEGGIREFVEYLNETKEPLHEDVIYFEDESEIDEGVVQLEVAMQGTAELQGSIHAFANNINTREGGTHLTGFKTSLTRVVNDYANDNGMLNDLDENLTGEDIREGLTAVVSVKHPDPQFEGQTKTKLGNSEVRGIVESTVHEQLTTHFEEHPDTADAIISKAVEAAKARKAAKKAEELTRRKNALESTALPGKLADCQTKDPSESELFIVEGDSAGGSAKQGRNPEFQAILPLGGKILNVERHRLDRILENDEIRNMITAIGTGIGDEFDIEDARYQRILIMTDADVDGAHIRTLLLTLFYRHMRPLIEAGYVYATQPPLYRIRYRGETYDAMTEQERDRIVAEECDGNPTQVQRFKGLGEMNPEQLWETTMNPENRYLKQITVEDAAAADKMFSVLMGDAVEPRKQFIKEHSPEAEWVDI; encoded by the coding sequence ATGTCTCAGGAGTCAGACTACGGAGCCAGGCAGATACAAGTCCTGGAGGGGTTGGAGGCCGTACGGAAGCGGCCCGCGATGTACATCGGGTCGACTGACTCCCGTGGCCTCCACCATCTCGTCTACGAAGTCGTCGACAACGCCATCGACGAGGCACTCGCCGGACACTGTGACACCATCGAGGTCACCATCCACGAGGACGCCTCCGTCAGCGTCAGCGACGACGGACGCGGTATCCCAGTCGACCAGCACGAAGAACACGACGCCCCCGCGCTGGAGGTCATCATGACTGTCCTCCACGCGGGCGGGAAGTTCGACAACAAGTCCTATCAGGTCTCGGGGGGCCTTCACGGGGTCGGGGTGTCTGTCGTCAACGGGCTCTCGAAGTGGCTCGAAGCCGAGGTTCGTCGCGACGGTGCGGTCTGGAAACAGCGGTTCGACCACGGCGAACCAGAGTACGAACTCGAACGGGTTCGTGACCTCGACGAGGACGAGGAGACGGGGACGAGCATCCGGTTCTGGCCGGACGACGATATCTTCGAGCACACGGAGTTCGAGTTCTCGACGCTGGAGAACCGACTCCGCGAACTCGCCTTCCTCAACTCCGGCGTCGAAATCTCGCTCGTCGACGAACGCGACGGGAGCGAGACGCGGTTCCGGTACGAGGGCGGCATCCGGGAGTTCGTCGAGTACCTCAACGAGACGAAGGAACCGCTCCACGAGGACGTAATTTACTTCGAGGACGAGTCGGAGATAGACGAGGGCGTCGTGCAGTTGGAGGTTGCGATGCAGGGCACCGCCGAACTGCAGGGCTCGATACACGCCTTCGCCAACAACATCAACACACGCGAGGGCGGGACCCACCTTACGGGCTTCAAGACTTCCCTCACGCGGGTCGTCAACGATTACGCCAACGACAACGGGATGTTGAACGACTTGGACGAGAACCTCACGGGCGAGGACATCCGCGAGGGGTTGACGGCCGTCGTCTCGGTCAAACACCCCGACCCGCAGTTCGAGGGCCAGACCAAGACGAAACTCGGCAACAGCGAAGTCAGGGGCATCGTCGAGAGCACGGTTCACGAGCAGTTGACGACCCACTTCGAGGAACACCCGGACACTGCCGACGCAATCATCTCGAAAGCCGTCGAGGCGGCCAAGGCACGGAAAGCCGCCAAGAAGGCCGAAGAGCTGACACGTCGGAAGAACGCCCTCGAATCGACCGCACTCCCCGGGAAACTCGCCGACTGTCAGACCAAAGACCCCAGCGAGTCCGAACTGTTCATCGTGGAGGGGGATTCGGCGGGCGGGAGCGCGAAGCAGGGGCGCAATCCGGAGTTTCAGGCCATCCTCCCGCTCGGCGGGAAGATTCTGAACGTCGAACGACACCGGTTGGACCGAATCCTCGAGAACGACGAGATTCGGAACATGATAACCGCCATCGGGACGGGCATCGGCGACGAGTTCGACATCGAGGACGCGCGCTATCAGCGCATCCTCATCATGACGGACGCCGACGTCGACGGCGCGCACATCCGCACGCTCCTGCTCACGCTGTTTTACCGGCACATGCGCCCGCTCATCGAGGCGGGGTACGTCTACGCGACGCAACCGCCGCTGTACCGCATCCGGTACCGCGGCGAGACGTACGACGCCATGACCGAACAGGAGCGGGACCGCATCGTGGCCGAGGAGTGCGACGGCAACCCCACGCAGGTCCAGCGGTTCAAGGGCCTCGGCGAGATGAACCCCGAGCAGTTGTGGGAGACGACGATGAACCCGGAGAACCGGTACCTCAAGCAGATTACTGTCGAGGACGCGGCGGCGGCCGACAAGATGTTCTCCGTGCTGATGGGTGATGCCGTGGAACCGCGCAAACAGTTCATCAAGGAACACTCGCCGGAAGCGGAGTGGGTCGACATATGA
- a CDS encoding DNA topoisomerase VI subunit B: MTSFQSTLAEGDTVAEELAADQQSISIAEFFEKNRQMLGFDSGARALVTAVKEAVDNALDACEEAGIPPDIYVEIEEVGDYYRLVVEDNGPGITKEQIPKVFGKLLYGSRFHAREQTRGQQGIGISAAVLYSQLTSGKPAKITSCTRGKQAKYFELTIDTDTNEPEIGSEDTTTWDRPHGTRIELEMEGNMRARGQLHDYIKHTAVVNPHARIELREPAEHFKHERATDQLPEETEEIRPHPHGVELGTLLKMLDATDSYSVSGFLQEEFTRVGGKTATKVIDNFRDRHFGREMAWRPPEAHEDADIKDSVSAATSNKSKAATRDFSDSIKAQIHGEDGVSHAEIVAIVDEAAENIEDEYGTTFGDTVRENAVAAAWEAVTAERTADIYALVDEATTKRKDDAHVQGLAERIADKFGAEDNPRDRVTRDALAEFVRRAADAAAEYDDATFGETARENVVETLWARMRTVPDDVPKVSAIADDRDTASELHESMRETDIIAPPTDCLSPISEELVLEGLKKEFDADFYSATTRDASVHGGDPFIVETGIAYGGEIEDGGKSNVMRFANRVPLVYQRGACAITDVVKDINWRNYKLDQPGGRGIPNGPAVIMVHVASTNVPFTSESKDAVANVPEIEDEVERAIRESARDLKSFLKKRRSMQKRQRKQDKLADILPAMAEKLAEVTGDGELDIDDSLARIMNNVLVERAYEDGTVRLTIENNDSTNADVDVTDIVTEDPGDVADATVVEMDGEWFVKWSPTIPSGESATLEYEVNGDASFDVQVEGIEDEKLTVNT, encoded by the coding sequence ATGACCTCGTTTCAATCGACGCTCGCCGAGGGGGACACCGTCGCCGAGGAGTTGGCGGCCGACCAGCAGTCTATCTCTATCGCCGAGTTCTTCGAGAAGAACCGGCAGATGCTCGGGTTCGACTCGGGTGCCCGGGCACTGGTGACGGCCGTCAAGGAAGCCGTCGACAACGCACTCGACGCCTGTGAGGAAGCCGGGATTCCGCCCGACATCTACGTCGAAATCGAAGAAGTCGGGGACTACTACCGCCTCGTCGTCGAGGACAACGGTCCCGGTATCACCAAAGAGCAGATTCCCAAGGTGTTCGGGAAACTCCTGTACGGCTCGCGGTTCCACGCCCGCGAACAGACGCGCGGCCAACAGGGCATCGGTATCTCCGCCGCCGTCCTCTACTCCCAACTCACGAGCGGCAAGCCCGCGAAAATCACCAGCTGTACCAGAGGCAAGCAGGCCAAATACTTCGAACTCACCATCGACACCGACACCAACGAACCCGAAATCGGGTCCGAGGACACGACGACGTGGGACCGCCCCCACGGGACGCGCATCGAACTGGAGATGGAGGGGAACATGCGTGCCCGCGGCCAACTCCACGACTACATCAAACACACCGCCGTCGTCAACCCCCACGCCCGCATCGAACTTCGCGAACCCGCCGAACACTTCAAACACGAGCGAGCCACGGACCAACTCCCCGAGGAAACTGAGGAGATTCGCCCCCACCCCCACGGCGTCGAACTCGGGACGCTCCTGAAGATGCTCGACGCCACCGATTCCTACTCCGTCTCGGGGTTCCTACAGGAGGAGTTCACCCGCGTCGGAGGCAAGACGGCCACGAAAGTCATCGACAACTTCCGTGACCGCCACTTCGGCCGCGAGATGGCGTGGCGACCGCCCGAAGCGCACGAGGACGCCGACATTAAAGACAGCGTGAGTGCGGCAACGTCGAACAAGAGTAAGGCCGCAACTCGTGACTTCTCGGACAGTATCAAGGCCCAAATTCACGGGGAGGATGGCGTATCACACGCCGAAATCGTCGCCATCGTAGACGAAGCCGCCGAGAACATCGAGGACGAGTACGGCACGACGTTCGGCGACACCGTTCGGGAGAACGCCGTCGCCGCCGCGTGGGAGGCAGTCACCGCCGAGCGGACGGCCGACATCTACGCGCTCGTGGACGAGGCGACGACCAAACGCAAGGACGACGCCCACGTGCAGGGGTTGGCTGAACGCATCGCGGACAAGTTCGGTGCCGAGGACAACCCCCGTGACAGGGTGACCCGCGACGCGCTCGCGGAGTTCGTCCGGCGCGCGGCCGACGCCGCGGCGGAGTACGACGACGCCACCTTCGGCGAGACGGCACGGGAGAACGTCGTCGAGACGCTGTGGGCGCGCATGCGGACCGTCCCCGACGACGTGCCGAAGGTGTCGGCCATCGCCGACGACCGGGATACGGCGAGTGAACTCCACGAGTCGATGCGGGAGACGGACATCATCGCCCCGCCGACGGACTGTCTCTCGCCCATCTCCGAGGAACTCGTCCTCGAAGGGCTGAAAAAGGAGTTCGACGCCGACTTCTATTCGGCCACGACGCGGGACGCCTCTGTCCACGGCGGCGACCCGTTCATCGTCGAGACGGGCATCGCCTACGGGGGCGAGATAGAGGACGGCGGGAAATCCAACGTGATGCGCTTCGCCAACCGCGTCCCGCTGGTGTATCAGCGTGGAGCCTGTGCCATCACGGACGTGGTCAAGGACATCAACTGGCGCAACTACAAACTCGACCAGCCGGGTGGCCGTGGCATCCCCAACGGCCCCGCAGTCATCATGGTTCACGTCGCCTCTACGAACGTCCCGTTCACCAGCGAGTCCAAAGACGCGGTGGCGAACGTCCCCGAGATAGAGGACGAAGTCGAGCGCGCCATCCGGGAGTCAGCCCGCGACCTGAAGTCGTTCCTCAAGAAGCGTCGCTCGATGCAGAAACGTCAGCGCAAACAGGACAAACTCGCCGACATTCTCCCGGCGATGGCCGAGAAACTCGCGGAGGTGACGGGCGACGGCGAACTCGACATCGACGATTCGCTGGCCCGCATCATGAACAACGTCCTCGTCGAGCGGGCGTACGAGGACGGCACCGTGCGCCTCACGATAGAGAACAACGACAGCACGAACGCCGACGTGGACGTGACGGACATCGTGACCGAGGACCCCGGCGACGTGGCCGACGCCACCGTCGTCGAGATGGACGGCGAGTGGTTCGTGAAGTGGTCGCCGACGATACCGTCCGGTGAGTCGGCCACCTTGGAGTACGAGGTGAACGGTGACGCGTCCTTCGACGTGCAGGTCGAGGGCATCGAAGACGAGAAACTGACGGTGAACACATGA
- a CDS encoding DNA topoisomerase IV subunit A: MSTDSDTTAAEGDARERLVDLAAQFYDQFAQGDVPTMSIPTRTKANIEYDEDKDVWVYGDRQSTRTAKTVSGAQKLLKAIYVIDFLAQQLEEDRSSTLRELYYLSESWDLTEAQFNSQDESNQLVEDLEIVSDVRREEFHMRPEESGATVMGPLFIREQTRRGEREIHCQKDVGEGGYQIPNDPDTIEFLDNDADFVLCVETGGMRDRLVENGFDEEYNALIVHLKGQPARATRRLTKRLHDELGLPVTVFTDGDPWSYRIYGSVAYGSIKSAHLSEYLATPDAQYIGIQPADIVEYDLPTDPLSDSDINALESELEDPRFQTDYWREQIELQLDIGKKAEQQSLASRGLDFVTDTYLPERLTAMGVL; the protein is encoded by the coding sequence ATGAGTACCGACAGCGACACCACGGCGGCCGAGGGCGACGCGCGGGAGCGACTCGTCGACCTCGCGGCACAGTTCTACGACCAGTTCGCACAGGGCGACGTGCCCACGATGTCGATTCCGACGCGGACCAAGGCCAACATCGAGTACGACGAGGACAAGGACGTGTGGGTGTACGGCGACCGGCAGAGCACCCGGACGGCCAAAACCGTCAGCGGCGCGCAGAAACTGCTGAAGGCCATCTACGTCATCGACTTCCTCGCCCAACAACTCGAAGAAGACCGCTCGTCGACGCTGCGTGAACTCTACTATCTCAGCGAGTCGTGGGACCTCACCGAGGCACAGTTCAACAGCCAAGACGAGTCGAACCAACTGGTCGAGGACCTCGAAATCGTCTCGGACGTTCGCCGCGAGGAGTTCCACATGCGCCCCGAGGAGTCGGGCGCGACGGTGATGGGGCCGCTGTTCATCCGCGAGCAGACCCGGCGTGGCGAGCGTGAAATCCACTGTCAGAAAGACGTCGGCGAGGGCGGCTACCAGATTCCGAACGACCCCGACACCATCGAGTTCCTCGACAACGACGCGGACTTCGTGCTGTGTGTCGAGACGGGTGGGATGCGTGACCGCCTCGTGGAGAACGGGTTCGACGAGGAGTACAACGCGCTCATCGTCCACCTCAAGGGACAGCCGGCACGGGCGACTCGGCGACTGACGAAACGCCTGCACGACGAACTCGGCCTCCCGGTCACGGTCTTTACCGACGGCGACCCGTGGTCCTACCGCATCTACGGGTCGGTGGCCTACGGGTCTATCAAGTCCGCCCACCTCTCGGAGTACCTCGCCACCCCCGACGCCCAGTACATCGGCATCCAACCCGCCGACATCGTTGAGTACGACCTCCCGACCGACCCGCTCAGCGACTCCGACATCAACGCCCTCGAATCCGAACTGGAGGACCCCCGCTTCCAGACGGACTACTGGCGCGAACAGATAGAACTCCAACTGGACATCGGGAAGAAGGCCGAACAGCAGTCGCTCGCCTCCCGCGGTCTGGACTTCGTGACGGATACCTACCTCCCGGAACGACTGACTGCGATGGGGGTCCTGTAG
- a CDS encoding MBL fold metallo-hydrolase, with protein MTVHYDGLQVEWLGYATVRLQSSDGTVVYVDPGRYGVLDDDARDEGPTSEASGASSGQWSDGDLVCVSHAHHYDPEGIRRVASEDATVLVYDAVHHSETDRDVTPVHDLPFDTRRVNTEANVVVDGVIVHPIEAYNHADGPHTRPDGTPIHPEGFGCGFLLDIEGTRVYFPGDTDVLDGFGELNVDVLLPPIGGTYTMDREGAADLAELLTPDLVVPVHYDTFEEIEADADAFAADVAGRGVPVALDDST; from the coding sequence ATGACAGTTCACTACGATGGATTGCAGGTGGAGTGGTTGGGGTACGCGACGGTCCGACTCCAGTCCTCCGACGGCACCGTCGTCTACGTCGACCCCGGTCGCTACGGTGTCTTGGACGACGACGCACGGGACGAGGGTCCTACGAGCGAAGCGAGTGGGGCCTCGTCGGGCCAGTGGTCCGACGGCGATTTGGTCTGTGTCTCCCACGCCCATCACTACGACCCGGAGGGTATCCGTCGGGTCGCGAGCGAGGACGCGACGGTGCTGGTGTACGACGCGGTCCACCACAGCGAAACCGACCGCGACGTGACGCCCGTCCACGACCTGCCGTTCGACACCCGGCGGGTGAACACGGAGGCGAACGTGGTCGTCGACGGCGTCATCGTCCACCCCATCGAGGCGTACAACCACGCCGACGGCCCGCACACCCGGCCGGACGGGACGCCGATACACCCGGAAGGGTTCGGCTGTGGCTTCCTCCTCGACATCGAGGGGACCCGCGTGTACTTCCCGGGCGACACGGACGTCCTCGACGGGTTCGGGGAGCTGAACGTCGACGTACTCCTCCCGCCCATCGGCGGCACCTACACCATGGACCGCGAGGGTGCCGCCGACCTCGCGGAACTGCTGACCCCGGACCTCGTCGTCCCGGTCCACTACGATACCTTCGAGGAAATAGAGGCGGATGCCGACGCGTTCGCCGCCGACGTAGCGGGACGTGGCGTCCCGGTCGCGCTGGACGACTCGACGTGA